A window of the Candidatus Dormiibacterota bacterium genome harbors these coding sequences:
- the atpF gene encoding F0F1 ATP synthase subunit B, which translates to MGSNLITPDPGTVLWTVITFIVLAGLLAKFAWKPLLTTLQERERTIRESLEQAQKARAEGEETQRRNQEILSQARRETAAILEQGKREAETLRAEILAQARKEAQDLVEQGKRQVQFEQKQAMEQLRRQVADLAIQAAERLITRSLDDSAQRQLVDDYVRGLTDLQPGETRR; encoded by the coding sequence ATGGGCTCCAACCTGATCACACCCGACCCCGGGACCGTCCTCTGGACGGTCATCACATTCATCGTCCTGGCCGGCCTGCTGGCGAAGTTCGCCTGGAAGCCTCTCCTGACGACGCTCCAGGAGAGGGAGAGAACCATCCGGGAATCGCTGGAGCAGGCGCAGAAGGCCCGCGCCGAGGGGGAGGAGACCCAGCGCAGGAACCAGGAGATCCTGTCCCAGGCGCGGCGCGAGACCGCGGCCATCCTCGAGCAGGGGAAGCGCGAGGCCGAGACCCTGCGGGCGGAGATCCTCGCCCAGGCGCGCAAGGAGGCCCAGGATCTCGTGGAGCAGGGGAAGAGGCAGGTGCAGTTCGAGCAGAAGCAGGCGATGGAGCAGCTCCGGAGGCAGGTGGCCGACCTGGCGATCCAGGCCGCGGAGCGCCTCATCACCCGCTCCCTCGACGACAGCGCGCAGCGCCAGCTGGTGGACGACTACGTTCGCGGCCTGACCGACCTGCAGCCGGGGGAGACCCGCCGGTAA
- a CDS encoding NADH-quinone oxidoreductase subunit N yields MISLFNAGDVRLITPELVLALGAFFVLGISALPEAGRKLWAPVLAGLTCLMTLLSVLSFVWRFGFEALRAPDVTIGFSGLFILDAFSVFFKVVFLLAAILTILVSSRYLDVERANAGEFYALILFAVLGMMFLASAGDFITIFVSIETMALSFYILVGFLKTNRKSNEAGLKYFLLGSFSTGIFLYGISLVYGSTGTTVLGLIGMSRSKMALAGPEAPIFVLGVILVTVGLGFKIAAVPFHMWAPDAYEGAPTPVTAFLSTGSKAAAFVALARIFSMAFLPLGHRWATLLAILSVGSMTLGNVAAILQDNIKRMLAYSSIAHAGYVLLGLVAVGLGDTVETREYGLQAVLLYLLIYTFVNIGAFAMIIILRREQVAGDRVADFAGLARRAPGAAFAMLVFMLSLAGIPATAGFIGKWYLFGAAVKAHYAWLAVVAVINSAISLYYYIRVVVNMYMKAPEDAGAFAPSWGQRVAVGICIAFTLVFGLYPQPIIAFAEKSILSLAPWAS; encoded by the coding sequence ATGATCTCGCTGTTCAACGCGGGCGACGTCCGTCTGATCACGCCCGAGCTGGTGCTCGCGCTGGGCGCCTTCTTCGTGCTCGGCATCTCGGCGTTGCCTGAGGCCGGGCGCAAGCTCTGGGCCCCCGTCCTCGCGGGTCTCACGTGCCTGATGACCCTCCTGTCCGTCCTGTCCTTCGTGTGGAGGTTCGGATTTGAGGCGCTTCGGGCGCCCGACGTGACGATCGGCTTCAGCGGCCTGTTCATCCTCGACGCGTTCAGCGTCTTCTTCAAGGTGGTGTTCCTCCTGGCGGCGATCCTGACCATCCTGGTGTCGTCCCGCTACCTGGACGTGGAGCGCGCCAACGCGGGGGAGTTCTACGCCCTGATCCTGTTCGCGGTCCTCGGCATGATGTTCCTGGCCTCCGCCGGCGACTTCATCACGATCTTCGTGTCGATCGAGACGATGGCCCTGTCGTTCTACATCCTGGTCGGGTTCCTCAAGACCAACCGCAAGTCGAACGAGGCGGGGCTCAAGTATTTTCTCCTCGGGTCGTTCTCGACCGGCATCTTCCTGTACGGCATCTCCCTGGTCTACGGGTCGACCGGGACCACGGTCCTGGGGCTCATCGGCATGTCGCGCTCCAAGATGGCGCTCGCGGGACCCGAGGCGCCGATCTTCGTCCTGGGGGTCATCCTGGTGACCGTCGGTCTGGGCTTCAAGATCGCGGCCGTGCCGTTCCACATGTGGGCGCCGGATGCCTACGAGGGGGCGCCGACCCCGGTGACCGCCTTCCTGTCGACCGGGTCGAAAGCGGCGGCGTTCGTGGCCCTGGCGCGCATCTTCTCCATGGCCTTCCTGCCGCTGGGGCACCGCTGGGCCACGCTCCTGGCGATCCTTTCGGTCGGCAGCATGACCCTGGGAAACGTCGCCGCCATCCTGCAGGACAACATCAAAAGGATGCTGGCGTACTCGTCGATCGCGCACGCGGGGTACGTCCTTCTCGGCCTGGTCGCCGTCGGGCTGGGGGACACGGTGGAGACGCGCGAATACGGGCTGCAGGCGGTCCTTCTCTACCTTCTCATCTACACCTTCGTGAACATCGGCGCCTTCGCGATGATCATCATCCTGCGGCGCGAGCAGGTCGCCGGCGATCGCGTGGCGGATTTCGCGGGGCTGGCGCGGCGCGCGCCGGGGGCGGCCTTCGCCATGCTGGTGTTCATGCTGTCGCTCGCGGGCATCCCGGCGACCGCCGGCTTCATCGGCAAGTGGTACCTGTTCGGCGCCGCCGTGAAGGCCCATTACGCCTGGCTCGCGGTGGTGGCGGTGATCAACAGCGCCATCTCGCTCTACTATTACATCCGCGTCGTGGTGAACATGTACATGAAGGCGCCGGAGGACGCCGGTGCGTTCGCGCCGTCCTGGGGACAGCGCGTCGCCGTCGGAATCTGCATCGCTTTCACGCTGGTGTTCGGTCTCTACCCGCAGCCGATCATCGCCTTCGCGGAGAAATCGATCCTGTCCCTGGCGCCCTGGGCGTCGTGA
- the atpB gene encoding F0F1 ATP synthase subunit A has product MSLPVKEAAESAGEAFSPSELIAHHILDSRTLEVPFVGEIHLPVLHILGRELPITKYVVMMWIASALIVFIAWLATRRRSLAPRGMQNVLEAIVVFVRDDLARKNIGPHGDRYVPYLLSTFVFILFCNGLGLLPYGATATSNISVTAGLAGMAFVMIQWSGVREYGLYGHFRNLVPHGMPMWLLPIMIPVEIVGMFTKPFALCIRLFANMTAGHVAILSLFSLVFILKMVWVGAVLSVPLALFISGIEILVVFLQAYIFTMLTSLFIGMSVHPQH; this is encoded by the coding sequence ATGAGCCTGCCGGTCAAGGAGGCGGCCGAATCGGCCGGCGAGGCGTTCAGCCCCTCGGAGCTGATCGCCCACCACATCCTGGACTCGCGGACGCTGGAGGTGCCGTTCGTCGGGGAGATCCACCTGCCGGTGCTCCATATCCTGGGTCGGGAGCTGCCGATCACCAAGTACGTGGTGATGATGTGGATCGCCTCGGCGCTCATCGTGTTCATCGCCTGGCTGGCGACGCGGCGGCGGAGCCTGGCGCCGCGCGGGATGCAGAACGTGCTCGAGGCGATCGTGGTGTTCGTGCGCGACGACCTGGCCCGCAAGAACATCGGCCCGCACGGCGACCGCTACGTGCCGTACCTCCTCAGCACGTTCGTCTTCATCCTGTTCTGCAACGGCCTGGGGCTCCTGCCGTACGGCGCCACCGCCACCTCGAACATCAGCGTCACCGCGGGGCTCGCGGGGATGGCGTTCGTGATGATCCAGTGGAGCGGCGTGCGCGAGTACGGCCTCTACGGCCACTTCCGGAACCTGGTGCCGCACGGCATGCCGATGTGGCTGCTGCCGATCATGATCCCGGTCGAGATCGTCGGGATGTTCACCAAGCCGTTCGCGCTCTGCATCCGGCTGTTCGCCAACATGACCGCGGGGCACGTGGCGATCCTGTCCCTGTTCAGCCTGGTCTTCATCTTGAAGATGGTCTGGGTCGGGGCCGTCCTGTCGGTGCCTTTGGCCCTGTTCATCAGCGGGATCGAAATCCTGGTCGTCTTCCTGCAGGCATACATTTTCACGATGCTGACATCGCTGTTCATCGGCATGTCGGTGCATCCACAGCACTGA
- a CDS encoding AtpZ/AtpI family protein, with amino-acid sequence MPEPRGSLPDAIKYAQISGMLIGPMLAFGGIGFLLDRHFGTKPWFLLAGLILGMVGGFVNFFRLVLPPRGGDRGPGEGKR; translated from the coding sequence TTGCCCGAGCCGCGTGGTTCTCTGCCTGATGCGATAAAGTACGCGCAGATCAGCGGCATGCTGATCGGACCGATGCTGGCGTTCGGGGGGATCGGCTTCCTGCTGGACAGGCATTTCGGAACCAAGCCGTGGTTTCTGCTGGCGGGGCTCATCCTGGGGATGGTCGGAGGGTTCGTGAACTTCTTCCGGCTGGTCCTGCCGCCGCGCGGCGGGGACCGGGGCCCGGGAGAGGGGAAGCGCTGA
- the aroB gene encoding 3-dehydroquinate synthase yields the protein MIRVPIHLRKGADESYDVRIGRGLAPRMTVALRKSRLGQRYVIITDSHLERQGESLQAAFRRRGLTCDFISFPAGEGSKSRRVRDEIEDGIIRLGAGRDTALVALGGGVVGDLVGFVAATFKRGVPYVQVPTTLIGMVDSSIGGKTGINHPAGKNLIGAFHQPSAVYIDVDYLKTLPDRHYASGLAEVIKCGVIADRTLFASLETHLDRILSREPDLMSRVIEACCLIKAKVVMDDPRESSRRKILNFGHTIGHAIETLSGFRLAHGEAVAIGMVAEARVAARLGMLSAAALARIARLCDATGLPTSVPPAFTPGAILQVARHDKKNRQGRIAYALPTRIGGMASEGGDYAVPVNDTLVTEILQDMRRLRPKPRSLMAAEV from the coding sequence GTGATCCGAGTCCCGATCCATCTGCGCAAGGGCGCGGACGAATCGTACGACGTCCGCATCGGCCGCGGTCTCGCTCCGCGCATGACCGTGGCCCTGCGCAAGAGCCGCCTCGGCCAGCGCTACGTCATCATCACCGACTCGCATCTCGAGCGCCAGGGGGAATCCCTCCAGGCCGCCTTCAGGCGGCGCGGGCTGACCTGCGATTTCATCTCCTTCCCGGCGGGGGAAGGGAGCAAGTCGCGCCGGGTGCGGGACGAGATCGAGGACGGCATCATCCGCCTGGGGGCCGGCCGCGACACGGCCCTGGTGGCCCTGGGCGGCGGCGTCGTCGGCGACCTCGTCGGCTTCGTGGCGGCCACCTTCAAGCGCGGCGTCCCGTACGTGCAGGTGCCGACCACGCTCATCGGCATGGTCGACTCGTCGATCGGCGGCAAGACCGGCATCAATCACCCCGCCGGCAAGAATCTCATCGGGGCCTTCCACCAGCCGTCCGCGGTGTACATCGACGTCGATTACCTGAAGACGCTGCCCGATCGTCATTACGCCTCGGGGCTGGCCGAGGTGATCAAGTGCGGCGTGATCGCCGATCGGACGCTATTCGCGTCGCTCGAGACCCACCTGGACCGGATCCTCAGCCGCGAGCCGGACCTCATGTCGCGCGTCATCGAGGCCTGCTGCCTGATCAAGGCCAAGGTGGTGATGGACGACCCGCGCGAATCGAGCCGGCGCAAGATCCTCAACTTCGGCCATACCATCGGCCACGCCATCGAGACGCTGTCCGGCTTCCGCCTGGCGCACGGCGAGGCCGTGGCGATCGGCATGGTCGCCGAGGCCCGCGTCGCGGCGCGTCTGGGGATGCTGTCGGCCGCGGCGCTGGCGCGCATCGCGCGGCTGTGCGACGCCACCGGTCTCCCGACGTCGGTGCCGCCGGCCTTCACGCCGGGCGCGATCCTCCAGGTGGCGCGCCACGACAAGAAGAACCGCCAGGGCCGGATCGCCTACGCCCTGCCGACCCGGATCGGCGGCATGGCGAGCGAGGGGGGGGATTACGCGGTCCCGGTGAACGACACCCTGGTGACCGAGATCCTGCAGGACATGCGGCGCCTGCGGCCGAAGCCGCGCAGCCTCATGGCGGCGGAGGTCTAG
- the atpE gene encoding ATP synthase F0 subunit C, which yields MELGNGLAYFAAGIGAGLAVVGGAAGIGRLAAAAMEGSARQPQAAGDIRTGMIIAAALIEGATLFALVICVLLAFK from the coding sequence ATGGAGCTGGGCAACGGACTGGCGTATTTCGCGGCGGGCATCGGTGCGGGGCTCGCCGTCGTGGGCGGGGCCGCGGGGATCGGACGCCTGGCGGCGGCGGCGATGGAAGGAAGCGCGCGACAGCCGCAGGCCGCCGGCGACATCCGCACGGGGATGATCATCGCCGCGGCGCTCATCGAAGGGGCGACGCTGTTCGCCCTGGTGATCTGCGTCCTGCTGGCGTTCAAGTAG
- a CDS encoding NADH-quinone oxidoreductase subunit M has protein sequence MSQWYADHALNLITYLPLFGALALLLLDKEKKTLIIQAATGIALVDFLLSVPLFFMYDASQGGFQFQNKASWIPSIGVQYYVGIDGISLLLLLLTTFLGFIAILSSWTAITDRVKEYYVFMLILQTGMLGVFISLDFFLFYIFWEVMLVPMYFLIGIWGGPRKLYAAIKFFLYTLLGSVLMLLGILAIYFYYPKVTGSSYSFDIPELIRVLGPLTNPEWLEMQKWVFLAFFIGFAIKVPMFPFHTWLPDAHVEAPTAGSVILAGVLLKMGTYGFVRFSLPMLPFATKYYLPYMLGLSVIGIIYGALVAMVQKDWKKLVAYSSVSHLGFCMLGVFALNQPGLNGGILQMINHGLSTGALFLIVGLIYERRHTRMISDYGGLSKQMPVYATLFMIITMSSIGLPTLNGFIGEFTILVGAFRIPGEYALTLYPWLGGVRLGGMFWAVCGALGIVLGAAYMLWLYQRTMFGKLDNPENAKLKDLNFREIMTLVPIVICCFWIGLYPKPFFRILEKPVADIAQRLSAGEPSSQTAALPAAPAPSSTIAATAAAEGR, from the coding sequence ACCTATCTGCCGCTGTTCGGGGCCCTGGCGCTTCTCCTCCTCGACAAGGAGAAGAAGACGCTGATCATCCAGGCGGCCACCGGGATCGCCCTCGTCGACTTCCTGCTGTCGGTGCCGCTGTTCTTCATGTACGACGCGTCGCAGGGAGGCTTCCAGTTCCAGAACAAGGCCTCGTGGATCCCGTCCATCGGCGTGCAGTACTACGTCGGCATCGACGGCATCTCGCTCCTGCTGCTGCTTCTGACCACCTTCCTCGGGTTCATCGCGATCCTGTCGTCCTGGACGGCCATCACCGACCGGGTGAAGGAGTACTACGTCTTCATGCTGATCCTCCAGACCGGGATGCTGGGCGTCTTCATCTCCCTCGACTTCTTCCTGTTCTACATCTTCTGGGAGGTGATGCTGGTGCCGATGTACTTCCTGATCGGCATCTGGGGCGGGCCGCGCAAGCTCTACGCTGCCATCAAGTTCTTCCTGTACACGCTGCTCGGGTCGGTCCTGATGCTGCTCGGCATCCTGGCGATCTACTTCTACTATCCCAAAGTGACGGGCAGCTCCTACAGCTTCGACATCCCCGAGCTGATCCGTGTCCTCGGACCGCTGACCAATCCCGAGTGGCTCGAGATGCAGAAGTGGGTCTTCCTGGCCTTCTTCATCGGCTTCGCCATCAAGGTGCCGATGTTCCCGTTCCACACCTGGCTGCCGGACGCGCACGTCGAAGCCCCCACCGCCGGGTCGGTCATCCTGGCGGGTGTCTTGCTGAAGATGGGGACGTACGGCTTCGTGCGTTTCTCCCTGCCGATGCTCCCCTTCGCCACGAAGTACTACCTGCCGTACATGCTGGGGCTGTCCGTCATCGGCATCATATACGGAGCCCTCGTCGCCATGGTGCAGAAGGACTGGAAGAAGCTGGTGGCGTACTCATCCGTCAGCCATCTCGGCTTCTGCATGCTGGGCGTGTTCGCGCTGAACCAGCCCGGGCTGAACGGCGGTATTTTGCAGATGATCAACCACGGCCTGTCGACCGGGGCGCTCTTCCTGATCGTGGGTCTCATCTATGAGAGACGGCACACCCGGATGATCTCGGATTACGGCGGGCTGTCGAAGCAGATGCCGGTGTACGCCACGCTCTTCATGATCATCACCATGTCGTCCATCGGCCTGCCCACCCTGAACGGCTTCATCGGCGAGTTCACCATCCTGGTCGGGGCGTTCCGCATCCCGGGCGAATACGCTCTCACGCTCTACCCGTGGCTGGGCGGCGTGCGTCTGGGCGGCATGTTCTGGGCCGTGTGCGGCGCTCTGGGGATCGTGCTGGGGGCCGCCTACATGCTGTGGCTGTACCAGCGCACCATGTTCGGCAAGCTGGACAACCCGGAGAACGCCAAGCTCAAGGACCTGAACTTCCGGGAGATCATGACGCTCGTCCCGATCGTGATCTGCTGCTTCTGGATCGGCCTCTACCCGAAGCCGTTCTTCCGCATCCTCGAGAAGCCCGTGGCCGACATCGCGCAGCGCCTGTCCGCGGGCGAGCCGTCGAGCCAGACGGCGGCCCTCCCGGCCGCCCCGGCCCCCTCCTCCACGATCGCCGCCACCGCGGCGGCGGAGGGTCGATGA